One window of Agromyces rhizosphaerae genomic DNA carries:
- the trpB gene encoding tryptophan synthase subunit beta — protein MSLRTETGPYFGDFGGRFVPESLIAALDELDEAWQLAKLDPAFHDELDGLLRDYVGRPSPLTEVRRFAEHAGGARVFLKREDLNHTGSHKINNVLGQALLTKRVGKTRVIAETGAGQHGVATATAAALFGLECVIYMGEVDTERQALNVARMRLLGAEVIPVTHGSRTLKDAINEAMRDWVTNVGHTNYIFGTVAGPHPFPAMVRDLQKIIGEEARAQMLERTGALPTAVAACVGGGSNAIGIFHAFLDDPGVALYGFEAGGEGVDTERHAATIGKGRPGVLHGARSYLLQDEDGQTIESHSISAGLDYPGVGPEHSWLSDIGRAEYRASTDAGAMDALRLLSRTEGIIPAIESAHALAGALELGRELGPEASILVNLSGRGDKDMETAAKWFELIDGEEGA, from the coding sequence ATGTCCCTGCGCACCGAGACCGGTCCGTACTTCGGCGACTTCGGCGGGCGGTTCGTGCCCGAGTCGCTCATCGCCGCGCTCGACGAGCTCGACGAGGCCTGGCAGCTCGCCAAGCTCGACCCGGCGTTCCACGACGAGCTCGACGGGCTCCTGCGCGACTACGTGGGGCGTCCGTCGCCGCTCACCGAGGTGCGCCGCTTCGCCGAGCACGCCGGCGGCGCCAGGGTGTTCCTCAAGCGCGAGGACCTGAACCACACGGGCTCGCACAAGATCAACAACGTGCTCGGCCAGGCGCTGCTCACCAAGCGGGTCGGCAAGACGCGCGTGATCGCCGAGACGGGCGCGGGCCAGCACGGCGTCGCGACCGCCACGGCCGCAGCCCTGTTCGGCCTCGAGTGCGTGATCTACATGGGCGAGGTCGACACCGAGCGCCAGGCGCTGAACGTGGCTCGCATGCGGCTGCTCGGCGCGGAGGTGATCCCGGTCACGCACGGCTCGCGCACCCTGAAGGACGCGATCAACGAGGCGATGCGCGACTGGGTGACCAACGTCGGCCACACCAACTACATCTTCGGCACCGTCGCGGGCCCGCACCCGTTCCCGGCGATGGTGCGCGACCTGCAGAAGATCATCGGCGAGGAGGCCCGCGCGCAGATGCTCGAGCGCACCGGCGCGCTGCCGACGGCCGTCGCGGCATGCGTCGGCGGCGGGTCGAACGCGATCGGCATCTTCCACGCGTTCCTCGATGACCCCGGGGTGGCGCTCTACGGCTTCGAGGCCGGCGGCGAGGGCGTCGACACCGAGCGCCATGCCGCGACGATCGGCAAGGGCCGACCCGGCGTGCTGCACGGCGCCCGCAGCTACCTGTTGCAGGACGAGGACGGCCAGACCATCGAGTCGCACTCGATCTCCGCGGGACTCGACTACCCCGGCGTCGGTCCCGAGCACTCCTGGCTCTCCGACATCGGCCGGGCCGAGTACCGGGCGTCGACGGATGCGGGCGCCATGGACGCGCTCCGCCTGCTCTCGCGCACCGAGGGCATCATCCCCGCGATCGAGTCGGCGCACGCGCTCGCGGGCGCCCTCGAGCTCGGCCGCGAGCTGGGACCGGAGGCGAGCATCCTCGTGAACCTGTCCGGGCGCGGCGACAAGGACATGGAGACCGCGGCGAAGTGGTTCGAGCTCATCGACGGCGAGGAGGGCGCATGA
- a CDS encoding anthranilate synthase component I: MPTTAEQTGTTGRADFDALLPGRRVVPVTRELFADGETPVGIYRKLADGRPGTFLLESAEQGGIWSRYSFVGSASYGVLTQRGDVAEWLDYGLDAGRALGADAPEGPLAAVSALYARWQTEPVPGMPPLTGGLVGFIGWEAIRQIERLPNRPPAEGAVVGQALSFVSELVVLDHRRGTVQLIVSALNDGVDDADALWADAQARLDRMQAAMAVPAEAHLAVVDLATPASPTSRTERQDFLDAVVTSKEYIREGDIFQVVISQRFEQECTAAPIDVYRVLRSLNPSPYMYLLSLEDPDGEPYWIVGSSPEALVKVQDGRVYTHPIAGSKPRGDTPEADADLEAELSGDPKERAEHLMLVDLARNDLAKVCAAGSVEVTEFMRVERFSHIMHLVSSVEGDLLPTADAIDVFRATFPAGTLSGAPKPRALEIIDELEPVQRGVYGGVVGYFGFGGDADLAIAIRTATIRGGIARVQAGGGLVADSNPQSEFEESQNKAAAPLRAVAVANAMRTLG; the protein is encoded by the coding sequence ATGCCGACCACCGCCGAGCAGACCGGCACGACCGGTCGCGCCGACTTCGACGCGCTGCTGCCCGGCCGCAGGGTCGTGCCCGTCACGCGCGAGCTGTTCGCCGACGGCGAGACGCCGGTGGGCATCTACCGCAAGCTCGCCGACGGCCGCCCGGGCACGTTCCTGCTCGAGTCGGCCGAGCAGGGCGGCATCTGGTCGCGGTACTCGTTCGTCGGCTCGGCGTCGTACGGCGTGCTCACGCAGCGCGGCGACGTGGCCGAGTGGCTCGACTACGGCCTCGATGCCGGGCGGGCGCTGGGGGCGGATGCCCCGGAGGGACCGCTCGCGGCCGTCTCGGCGCTCTACGCCCGCTGGCAGACCGAGCCGGTGCCCGGCATGCCGCCGCTCACGGGCGGGCTCGTCGGCTTCATCGGCTGGGAGGCGATCCGCCAGATCGAGCGGCTGCCGAACCGGCCGCCGGCCGAGGGCGCGGTCGTCGGCCAGGCGCTGAGCTTCGTCTCGGAGCTCGTCGTGCTCGACCACCGCCGCGGCACCGTGCAGCTCATCGTGAGCGCGCTGAACGACGGCGTCGACGACGCCGACGCGCTCTGGGCCGACGCGCAGGCGCGGCTCGACCGCATGCAGGCCGCGATGGCCGTGCCCGCCGAGGCGCACCTCGCGGTGGTCGACCTCGCGACCCCGGCGTCGCCGACCTCGCGCACCGAGCGGCAGGACTTCCTCGACGCGGTCGTCACGAGCAAGGAGTACATCCGCGAGGGCGACATCTTCCAGGTCGTCATCTCGCAGCGCTTCGAGCAGGAGTGCACGGCCGCGCCGATCGACGTCTACCGGGTGCTCCGGAGCCTCAACCCGAGCCCGTACATGTACCTGCTGAGCCTCGAGGACCCGGACGGCGAGCCGTACTGGATCGTCGGCTCGTCGCCCGAGGCGCTCGTGAAGGTGCAGGACGGCCGCGTCTACACGCATCCGATCGCGGGCTCGAAGCCGCGCGGCGACACCCCCGAGGCCGACGCCGACCTCGAGGCCGAGCTGTCGGGCGACCCGAAGGAGCGCGCCGAGCACCTGATGCTCGTCGACCTCGCGCGCAACGACCTCGCGAAGGTGTGCGCGGCGGGCTCGGTCGAGGTGACCGAGTTCATGCGCGTCGAGCGGTTCAGCCACATCATGCACCTCGTCTCCTCGGTCGAGGGTGACCTGCTGCCGACCGCCGACGCGATCGACGTGTTCCGCGCCACCTTCCCGGCCGGCACGCTGTCGGGCGCGCCGAAGCCGCGCGCGCTCGAGATCATCGACGAGCTCGAGCCCGTGCAGCGCGGCGTGTACGGCGGCGTCGTGGGCTACTTCGGCTTCGGCGGCGACGCCGACCTGGCCATCGCGATCCGCACGGCCACGATCCGCGGGGGCATCGCGCGCGTGCAGGCCGGCGGCGGGCTCGTCGCCGACTCGAACCCGCAGTCGGAGTTCGAGGAGTCGCAGAACAAGGCCGCGGCGCCGCTGCGCGCGGTCGCGGTCGCGAACGCGATGCGGACCCTGGGCTGA
- a CDS encoding DUF6704 family protein, giving the protein MSTDISDPGHGHSPAAWIAVVIMLVAFSIGTVAFFFAVEWLVWASAVLLVLGAIAGWALAKAGYGVGGSRVTASEH; this is encoded by the coding sequence ATGAGCACTGACATCAGCGACCCGGGCCACGGACACTCGCCCGCAGCCTGGATTGCCGTGGTGATCATGCTCGTCGCGTTCTCGATCGGCACCGTCGCGTTCTTCTTCGCGGTCGAGTGGCTCGTCTGGGCCTCCGCGGTGCTCCTCGTGCTCGGCGCGATCGCCGGCTGGGCGCTCGCGAAGGCGGGCTACGGCGTGGGCGGCTCCCGCGTCACCGCATCGGAGCACTGA
- the trpA gene encoding tryptophan synthase subunit alpha, with protein sequence MSVGETIDARVAAGTGALVGYLPVGFPSLGASVDAAVALVENGVDALELGIPYSDPVMDGPVIQDATQAALANGFKLAHGFQAVRAIREQVDAPILMMTYWNPVVQYGVDRFADDLAAAGGAGLITPDLIPDEADAWLAASDRTGLDRVFLAAPSSSDARLARTVEASRGFVYAVSTMGITGARADVDRAARTLVERLRAAGSTRSCVGVGISTAEQVREVVSYADGAIVGSALVKALADGGVEAVGALAAELARGTRPAG encoded by the coding sequence ATGAGCGTCGGCGAGACCATCGACGCACGGGTGGCGGCCGGCACCGGCGCGCTCGTCGGCTACCTGCCGGTCGGCTTCCCCTCGCTCGGCGCGAGCGTCGACGCGGCGGTCGCGCTGGTCGAGAACGGCGTCGACGCGCTCGAGCTCGGCATCCCGTACTCCGACCCGGTGATGGACGGCCCCGTGATCCAGGACGCGACCCAGGCGGCGCTCGCGAACGGGTTCAAGCTCGCCCACGGCTTCCAGGCCGTCCGGGCGATCCGCGAGCAGGTCGACGCGCCGATCCTGATGATGACCTACTGGAACCCCGTCGTGCAGTACGGCGTCGATCGCTTCGCGGACGACCTCGCCGCGGCGGGCGGGGCGGGCCTCATCACGCCCGACCTCATCCCCGACGAGGCCGACGCCTGGCTCGCGGCATCCGACCGCACCGGACTCGACCGCGTGTTCCTGGCGGCGCCGAGCTCATCGGATGCCCGGCTGGCGCGCACCGTCGAGGCGAGCCGCGGGTTCGTCTACGCGGTGTCGACCATGGGCATCACGGGCGCGCGCGCCGACGTGGACCGCGCGGCGCGCACCCTCGTCGAGCGGCTGCGCGCGGCGGGCAGCACGCGTTCGTGCGTGGGCGTCGGCATCTCCACCGCCGAGCAGGTGCGCGAGGTCGTCTCCTACGCCGACGGCGCGATCGTGGGCTCCGCGCTCGTGAAGGCCCTCGCGGACGGCGGCGTGGAGGCCGTCGGCGCGCTGGCCGCCGAGCTCGCGCGCGGCACCCGCCCGGCGGGGTAG
- the trpC gene encoding indole-3-glycerol phosphate synthase TrpC, whose amino-acid sequence MLSELTANAVADAEARRADRPLAEVERAAQERPAAIDALAALAPADRVKIIAEVKRASPSRGPLADIPDPAALAREYEAGGASAISVLTEGRRFLGSLADLEAVRAAVSLPVLRKDFIATPYQVLEARASGADLVLLIVGALEQRDLAELHALIEQLGMTALVETHDADELARAADIGARLIGVNARNLSTFELDRDLFGRLAPSFPDGAVKVAESAVSTADDVAAYRAAGADVVLVGEALVTSEPRETLARFLGE is encoded by the coding sequence GTGCTGTCCGAGCTCACGGCGAACGCGGTCGCGGACGCCGAGGCCCGGCGCGCCGACCGTCCCCTCGCGGAGGTCGAGCGCGCGGCGCAGGAGCGGCCGGCGGCGATCGACGCACTGGCCGCGCTCGCGCCGGCCGACCGCGTGAAGATCATCGCCGAGGTCAAGCGCGCGAGCCCGTCCCGCGGGCCGCTCGCCGACATCCCCGACCCCGCCGCGCTCGCGCGCGAGTACGAGGCGGGCGGGGCGAGCGCGATCAGCGTGCTCACCGAGGGGCGCCGGTTCCTCGGCTCGCTGGCCGACCTCGAGGCCGTGCGCGCGGCCGTGTCGTTGCCGGTGCTGCGCAAGGACTTCATCGCCACCCCGTACCAGGTGCTCGAGGCGCGTGCCTCCGGCGCCGACCTCGTGCTGCTCATCGTCGGCGCGCTCGAACAGCGCGACCTCGCCGAGCTGCACGCGCTCATCGAGCAGCTCGGCATGACCGCGCTCGTCGAGACGCACGACGCCGATGAGCTCGCCCGCGCCGCCGACATCGGCGCGCGCCTGATCGGCGTGAACGCACGCAACCTGTCCACCTTCGAGCTCGACCGCGACCTGTTCGGCCGGCTCGCACCGAGCTTCCCCGACGGCGCCGTCAAGGTGGCCGAGTCGGCCGTGTCGACGGCCGACGACGTCGCCGCCTACCGCGCGGCGGGCGCCGACGTGGTGCTCGTGGGGGAGGCGCTCGTGACGAGCGAGCCCCGCGAGACGCTCGCGAGATTCCTGGGGGAGTAG
- a CDS encoding Trp biosynthesis-associated membrane protein, with product MTGRRLKLVLVLGALGAAGLGLLAWTQTWFTVTLDAGAAHEVPGQVADAALAALALAGLALGAALAIAGRVARLVLGLLAVVLGACIVLSAWLAIGDPAGAAAPVVTESTGIAGESAVALVASVAWTAWPWVGAASGVLLAAAGIAVLATSSRWPESSRRYRAVRVERADGAAGTVDEWDELSRGEDPTEPGRD from the coding sequence GTGACCGGTCGACGCCTGAAGCTGGTCCTCGTGCTCGGCGCCCTCGGGGCGGCCGGGCTCGGGCTGCTCGCGTGGACCCAGACGTGGTTCACCGTGACGCTCGACGCGGGCGCTGCGCACGAGGTGCCGGGGCAGGTGGCGGATGCCGCCCTGGCGGCGCTCGCCCTCGCCGGCCTCGCCCTCGGTGCGGCGCTCGCGATCGCCGGCCGCGTGGCGCGGCTCGTGCTGGGCCTGCTCGCCGTCGTGCTCGGCGCGTGCATCGTGCTGTCCGCGTGGCTCGCGATCGGCGACCCGGCCGGGGCCGCGGCGCCCGTGGTGACGGAGTCCACGGGGATCGCGGGCGAGTCGGCGGTCGCCCTCGTGGCATCCGTCGCCTGGACCGCCTGGCCCTGGGTCGGAGCGGCATCGGGAGTGCTCCTGGCCGCGGCCGGAATCGCGGTGCTCGCGACCTCCTCCCGGTGGCCGGAGTCGTCCCGCCGGTACCGGGCGGTGCGGGTCGAGCGCGCCGACGGGGCCGCCGGCACGGTCGACGAGTGGGACGAGCTCTCGCGCGGCGAGGACCCCACCGAGCCCGGTCGGGACTGA
- the lgt gene encoding prolipoprotein diacylglyceryl transferase: MIAPLSIPSPEWSSFQIPLPWGGALTIHAYALCILAGIVLAVIITSRRLTKRGAEPGVVLDIALWAVPLGIVFARFYHVFTHPADYFYEGADLLRVLYIWEGGNAIYGALIGGALGVWIGCRMTGIRFWSFADALAPGMLIAQAAGRLGNWFNHELFGLPTDLPWGLEIESTNPAFPTGLEPGTLFHPTFLYEIIWNLLGVAVLLWLERKFRLRWGKAFAVYLIWYGVGRSFLETIRVDPSEIFLGIRSNVWASFAAIVIGVIIILVQNRRHTGIESSPYVPGREWRAPDAVDSDDTESDRDTIGDEAEDEGDQEATAATSTRETTS, encoded by the coding sequence GTGATCGCACCGCTCAGCATCCCCAGCCCGGAGTGGAGCTCCTTCCAGATCCCGCTCCCGTGGGGCGGCGCACTCACCATCCACGCGTACGCGCTGTGCATCCTCGCCGGCATCGTGCTCGCGGTGATCATCACGTCCCGCCGGCTCACCAAGCGCGGCGCCGAGCCGGGCGTGGTGCTCGACATCGCGCTCTGGGCCGTGCCGCTGGGCATCGTCTTCGCCCGCTTCTACCACGTGTTCACGCACCCGGCCGACTACTTCTACGAGGGCGCCGACCTCCTGCGCGTGCTCTACATCTGGGAGGGCGGCAACGCCATCTACGGCGCGCTGATCGGCGGCGCGCTGGGCGTCTGGATCGGCTGCCGCATGACGGGCATCCGCTTCTGGTCGTTCGCCGACGCGCTCGCGCCCGGCATGCTCATCGCGCAGGCCGCCGGCCGGCTCGGCAACTGGTTCAACCACGAGCTCTTCGGCCTGCCGACCGACCTGCCGTGGGGGCTCGAGATCGAGTCGACCAACCCCGCGTTCCCGACCGGCCTCGAGCCGGGCACCCTGTTCCACCCGACGTTCCTCTACGAGATCATCTGGAACCTGCTCGGCGTGGCGGTGCTGCTCTGGCTCGAGCGGAAGTTCCGCCTGCGCTGGGGCAAGGCGTTCGCCGTCTACCTCATCTGGTACGGCGTCGGCCGCAGCTTCCTCGAGACGATCCGGGTCGACCCGAGCGAGATCTTCCTCGGCATCCGGTCGAACGTCTGGGCGTCCTTCGCGGCCATCGTGATCGGCGTGATCATCATCCTCGTGCAGAACCGCCGTCACACCGGCATCGAGTCCAGCCCGTACGTGCCCGGCAGGGAGTGGCGCGCACCCGACGCTGTAGACTCGGACGACACCGAGTCCGACCGAGACACGATCGGCGACGAAGCCGAGGACGAGGGCGACCAGGAGGCGACCGCAGCCACAAGCACACGCGAGACGACCTCCTAG